The DNA sequence TACGGCGAGCGGTTCCAGCCGCCCGCCTCGCTGGTGGCCCGGGCCGGGCGGAACGAGCCCTACGCCTGACCGGAGTGCGGGAACCCGTCGGGCCCACCGCGCTCGGCGGCGACCTCGGTGACGACGGGAGACACGGACTCTGTGCGGCCTCTGGCGTTCACGTCGCGTCTGTGCTCCCCTGATGAAACAGAGATGCGCAATGTGTTTCATCGTATCAAGCGAGCGGGCAAGGACAGCGGAACCACGGAACTCGAGGAGGAGTTCGAAAGCGATGGACGGACTCAGCAGGCGCAGGATGTTGGTGGCGGGCGGTGCACTGGGGGCGTTCGGGACGCTGAGCCTCGCGTCACCGGCCCGCGCCCGGTCGTTGTGGACCTGGTCGCCGAGCGCCTCGGTGGCGGGCGCGGGAGCGGGCCTGGACCCGGAATGGGTCTGGGACGAGGAGGTGGACCGGCTGGTCGCCGCCGTGATCGAGCGCGGTGACGTGCCCGCGGTCAACGAGCGGCTGCGGCAGTGGACCCGCAACGACCAGCCGCTGCCCTCCGGACTCCCCGGCGACCTGCGCGACTTCATGGAGCGGGCGCGCCGCCTGCCGTCCTGGGCGGACCGGGGCAGGCTGGAGACCGCGGCCGAGTTCAACAAGTCCCGCGGCGTCTACCTCAATCTGCTCAACGGGGTGGGCGGCGGCATGCTGAGCACCGCCATCCCCCGCGAGGCGCGGTCGGTGTACTACTCCAAGGGCGGCGCCGACATGGAGGACCGGGTCGCCAAGACCAGCCTGCTCGGCTTCGCCGTCGGCGACCTCAACGCCTTCCGGCCCGACGGCGACGTCGTCGTCCAGGCCGTCAAGACCCGGCTGGTGCACGCGGCCGTACGGCACCTGCTGCCGCGGTCGCCGGGCTGGTCGGCCACCAGCGACGGGCAGACGATCCCCATCAGCCAGCAGGACATGCTGGTCACCTGGCACAGCCTGCCC is a window from the Streptomyces capillispiralis genome containing:
- a CDS encoding oxygenase MpaB family protein, coding for MDGLSRRRMLVAGGALGAFGTLSLASPARARSLWTWSPSASVAGAGAGLDPEWVWDEEVDRLVAAVIERGDVPAVNERLRQWTRNDQPLPSGLPGDLRDFMERARRLPSWADRGRLETAAEFNKSRGVYLNLLNGVGGGMLSTAIPREARSVYYSKGGADMEDRVAKTSLLGFAVGDLNAFRPDGDVVVQAVKTRLVHAAVRHLLPRSPGWSATSDGQTIPISQQDMLVTWHSLPTYTMRKLLEWKVPVSAADSAAYLHLWQVTAHLLGIRDEYIPGTWEAAEAQYRQVLDPVLGPTREGVELTDILLRQLAEQTSPGGVDRPLVNALARYLVGDRVADWDGIPHEPFWEKAIAAAWPKLVAFREKLIPLPLVPPLAWTIDEAARQYILFYLTKGRGTHIEIPDTNRPA